In the genome of Pieris napi chromosome 16, ilPieNapi1.2, whole genome shotgun sequence, one region contains:
- the LOC125057185 gene encoding threonine--tRNA ligase 1, cytoplasmic isoform X3: MKEKKKKEETPGGVSEMNPWPEYIQKRLDLWDKFKAEYEQDLASKPDMSVVVTLPDGKTVEAKAWKTTPYDVAKGISQGLADSTIIARVNGVLWDLDRPLEGDCKLELLRWDNTDAQAVFWHSSAHMLGEAMERIYGGCLCYGPPIEEGFYYDMFYPEKGISSTDYPCVEGLVKKIAKEKQPFERLELTKDQLLEMFDYNPFKVRILKEKVNTPKTTVYRCGPLIDLCRGPHVRHTGKVKAFKVTKNSATYWEGKSEAESLQRMYGVSFPEPKQLKEWEVIQEEAAKRDHRKIGREQELYFFHELSPGSCFFQPRGAHIYNILVNFIREQYRVRGFQEVVTPNMYNAKLWQTSGHWAHYAENMFSFDVEKETFALKPMNCPGHCLIFDNRVRSWRELPLRLADFGVLHRNELSGALTGLTRVRRFQQDDAHIFCTSQHIEQEMMGCLNFLEHVYTNFGFTFQLKLSTRPEKYLGDLEAWNQAEKALEDSLNKFGKPWQLNPGDGAFYGPKIDITIQDALRRSHQCATIQLDFQLPERFNLTYVSETGEKKRPVIIHRAILGSVERMIAILSESYAGKWPFWLSPRQVCVVPIGPVYDDYAIQVKDKLFAAGFMSEADIDHGDTLNKKVRNAQLAQFNYILVVGEREKSSGTVNVRTRDNKVHGEMSVEDLIQHFNKLVEDKTLSEDTQPLK, from the exons atgaaagaaaagaaaaagaaagaagaaacGCCAGGCGGAGTTTCTGAAATGAATCCATGGCCAGAGTACATACAGAAGAGGTTAGATCTGTGGGACAAATTTAAAGCTGAATATGAACAGGATCTTGCTTCAAAGCCGGATATGAGTGTTGTGGTTACTCTACCTGATGGTAAAACTGTGGAAGCAAAGGCTTGGAAGACAACACCTTATGATGTAGCTAAAGGGATCAG CCAAGGACTAGCAGATTCTACAATAATAGCCAGAGTGAATGGTGTATTATGGGACTTAGATAGACCTCTAGAAGGTGACTGCAAATTGGAGCTCCTTAGATGGGACAACACTGATGCTCAGGCTGTCTTTTGGCATTCATCAGCACATATGCTTGGTGAAGCCATGGAAAGG ATATATGGAGGTTGCCTATGCTATGGGCCACCAATTGAAGAaggattttattatgatatgtTCTATCCAGAGAAAGGG ATATCCTCTACTGACTACCCATGTGTAGAAGGCCTCGTAAAAAAGATAGCAAAAGAAAAGCAGCCTTTTGAGCGATTAGAACTAACAAAGGATCAATTACTAGAGATGTTTGACTACAATCCTTTCaaagttagaattttaaaagaaaaagtgaATACACCAAAAACTACTGTGTACAGATGTGGCCCACTTATTGATTTGTGCAGAGGACCTCATGTTCGACACACTGGAAAAGTTAAAGCCTTTAAAGTTACTAAG AACTCAGCAACCTACTGGGAGGGTAAATCAGAGGCAGAATCACTTCAGCGAATGTATGGAGTTTCCTTCCCAGAGCCAAAACAGCTTAAGGAATGGGAAGTTATACAGGAGGAAGCTGCTAAGAGGGATCACCGTAAAATTGGCAGG GAACAAGAATTGTACTTCTTCCATGAGCTGTCTCCAGGCTCCTGTTTCTTCCAGCCCCGTGGAGCTCACATTTATAACATATTGGTTAACTTTATAAGAGAACAATATag gGTTCGCGGTTTCCAAGAAGTGGTAACCCCGAATATGTACAATGCCAAATTGTGGCAGACTTCCGGTCATTGGGCCCATTACGCCGAGAACATGTTTTCATTTGATGTTGAAAAGGAAACATTTGCGTTGAAACCCATGAACTGTCCAGGACATTG tcTTATTTTCGACAACCGAGTCCGTTCCTGGCGTGAACTTCCATTGCGGCTCGCAGACTTCGGCGTGCTTCACAGGAATGAGCTCAGTGGCGCCCTCACGGGGCTAACTCGAGTCAGACGTTTCCAACAAGACGATGCTCATATATTCTGTACTTCACAGCATATCGAACAGGAGATG ATGGGATGTCTAAACTTCTTGGAGCATGTTTACACTAACTTTGGTTTTACATTCCAATTGAAGCTATCAACTAGACCTGAGAAGTATTTGGGAGATCTTGAGGCCTGGAATCAAGCTGAAAAG GCTCTAGAAGATTCTTTGAACAAATTTGGCAAGCCATGGCAATTAAACCCAGGAGATGGCGCGTTTTATGGTCCCAAAATTGATATAACAATACAAGATGCACTAAGACGGTCACACCAATGTGCTACCATACAACTTGACTTCCAACTACCGGAGAGATTCAACTTGACATATGTCAG tgaAACTGGTGAAAAGAAGCGACCGGTGATAATCCATCGAGCCATTCTCGGCTCTGTGGAGAGAATGATAGCGATCCTGAGCGAGTCGTACGCGGGCAAGTGGCCCTTCTGGCTCAGTCCTAGACAAGTGTGTGTCGTGCCGATCGGTCCTGTGTACGATGATTATGCGATACAG gTGAAAGACAAATTATTTGCAGCTGGATTTATGTCTGAAGCAGATATTGATCACGGTGATACACTCAACAAGAAAGTGAGGAATGCACAGTTGGCCCAGTTTAACTATATATTGG tggtGGGTGAACGCGAAAAGTCGTCTGGTACGGTTAACGTGCGCACACGTGACAATAAAGTGCACGGAGAAATGTCTGTGGAAGACCTTATCCAACACTTCAACAAACTTGTGGAGGACAAAACGCTGTCTGAAGATACTCagccattaaaataa
- the LOC125057185 gene encoding threonine--tRNA ligase 1, cytoplasmic isoform X1, producing the protein MLKLVNIRKACVVRFKESYATWSKAKAMKEKKKKEETPGGVSEMNPWPEYIQKRLDLWDKFKAEYEQDLASKPDMSVVVTLPDGKTVEAKAWKTTPYDVAKGISEFWNKYQGLADSTIIARVNGVLWDLDRPLEGDCKLELLRWDNTDAQAVFWHSSAHMLGEAMERIYGGCLCYGPPIEEGFYYDMFYPEKGISSTDYPCVEGLVKKIAKEKQPFERLELTKDQLLEMFDYNPFKVRILKEKVNTPKTTVYRCGPLIDLCRGPHVRHTGKVKAFKVTKNSATYWEGKSEAESLQRMYGVSFPEPKQLKEWEVIQEEAAKRDHRKIGREQELYFFHELSPGSCFFQPRGAHIYNILVNFIREQYRVRGFQEVVTPNMYNAKLWQTSGHWAHYAENMFSFDVEKETFALKPMNCPGHCLIFDNRVRSWRELPLRLADFGVLHRNELSGALTGLTRVRRFQQDDAHIFCTSQHIEQEMMGCLNFLEHVYTNFGFTFQLKLSTRPEKYLGDLEAWNQAEKALEDSLNKFGKPWQLNPGDGAFYGPKIDITIQDALRRSHQCATIQLDFQLPERFNLTYVSETGEKKRPVIIHRAILGSVERMIAILSESYAGKWPFWLSPRQVCVVPIGPVYDDYAIQVKDKLFAAGFMSEADIDHGDTLNKKVRNAQLAQFNYILVVGEREKSSGTVNVRTRDNKVHGEMSVEDLIQHFNKLVEDKTLSEDTQPLK; encoded by the exons ATGCTAAAGTTGGTCAATATACGTAAGGCTTGCGTGGTGCGCTTCAAAGAGAGCTACGCCACATGG TCTAAAGCAAAAGCCatgaaagaaaagaaaaagaaagaagaaacGCCAGGCGGAGTTTCTGAAATGAATCCATGGCCAGAGTACATACAGAAGAGGTTAGATCTGTGGGACAAATTTAAAGCTGAATATGAACAGGATCTTGCTTCAAAGCCGGATATGAGTGTTGTGGTTACTCTACCTGATGGTAAAACTGTGGAAGCAAAGGCTTGGAAGACAACACCTTATGATGTAGCTAAAGGGATCAG CGAGTTTTGGAATAAATA CCAAGGACTAGCAGATTCTACAATAATAGCCAGAGTGAATGGTGTATTATGGGACTTAGATAGACCTCTAGAAGGTGACTGCAAATTGGAGCTCCTTAGATGGGACAACACTGATGCTCAGGCTGTCTTTTGGCATTCATCAGCACATATGCTTGGTGAAGCCATGGAAAGG ATATATGGAGGTTGCCTATGCTATGGGCCACCAATTGAAGAaggattttattatgatatgtTCTATCCAGAGAAAGGG ATATCCTCTACTGACTACCCATGTGTAGAAGGCCTCGTAAAAAAGATAGCAAAAGAAAAGCAGCCTTTTGAGCGATTAGAACTAACAAAGGATCAATTACTAGAGATGTTTGACTACAATCCTTTCaaagttagaattttaaaagaaaaagtgaATACACCAAAAACTACTGTGTACAGATGTGGCCCACTTATTGATTTGTGCAGAGGACCTCATGTTCGACACACTGGAAAAGTTAAAGCCTTTAAAGTTACTAAG AACTCAGCAACCTACTGGGAGGGTAAATCAGAGGCAGAATCACTTCAGCGAATGTATGGAGTTTCCTTCCCAGAGCCAAAACAGCTTAAGGAATGGGAAGTTATACAGGAGGAAGCTGCTAAGAGGGATCACCGTAAAATTGGCAGG GAACAAGAATTGTACTTCTTCCATGAGCTGTCTCCAGGCTCCTGTTTCTTCCAGCCCCGTGGAGCTCACATTTATAACATATTGGTTAACTTTATAAGAGAACAATATag gGTTCGCGGTTTCCAAGAAGTGGTAACCCCGAATATGTACAATGCCAAATTGTGGCAGACTTCCGGTCATTGGGCCCATTACGCCGAGAACATGTTTTCATTTGATGTTGAAAAGGAAACATTTGCGTTGAAACCCATGAACTGTCCAGGACATTG tcTTATTTTCGACAACCGAGTCCGTTCCTGGCGTGAACTTCCATTGCGGCTCGCAGACTTCGGCGTGCTTCACAGGAATGAGCTCAGTGGCGCCCTCACGGGGCTAACTCGAGTCAGACGTTTCCAACAAGACGATGCTCATATATTCTGTACTTCACAGCATATCGAACAGGAGATG ATGGGATGTCTAAACTTCTTGGAGCATGTTTACACTAACTTTGGTTTTACATTCCAATTGAAGCTATCAACTAGACCTGAGAAGTATTTGGGAGATCTTGAGGCCTGGAATCAAGCTGAAAAG GCTCTAGAAGATTCTTTGAACAAATTTGGCAAGCCATGGCAATTAAACCCAGGAGATGGCGCGTTTTATGGTCCCAAAATTGATATAACAATACAAGATGCACTAAGACGGTCACACCAATGTGCTACCATACAACTTGACTTCCAACTACCGGAGAGATTCAACTTGACATATGTCAG tgaAACTGGTGAAAAGAAGCGACCGGTGATAATCCATCGAGCCATTCTCGGCTCTGTGGAGAGAATGATAGCGATCCTGAGCGAGTCGTACGCGGGCAAGTGGCCCTTCTGGCTCAGTCCTAGACAAGTGTGTGTCGTGCCGATCGGTCCTGTGTACGATGATTATGCGATACAG gTGAAAGACAAATTATTTGCAGCTGGATTTATGTCTGAAGCAGATATTGATCACGGTGATACACTCAACAAGAAAGTGAGGAATGCACAGTTGGCCCAGTTTAACTATATATTGG tggtGGGTGAACGCGAAAAGTCGTCTGGTACGGTTAACGTGCGCACACGTGACAATAAAGTGCACGGAGAAATGTCTGTGGAAGACCTTATCCAACACTTCAACAAACTTGTGGAGGACAAAACGCTGTCTGAAGATACTCagccattaaaataa
- the LOC125057552 gene encoding uncharacterized protein LOC125057552 has protein sequence MSLQRSRPMDTLQRIVSSFKHFEKKLDKLQDDVNFQGHTLTELRVMVANLSGGILNGEGKPAETTKHSANKTTAVQPDIIISDKLLKTKRKNAPPPFISKIQTKSYHGPKYGSKTSKDVPFINKMPSSPKTGKRNSRQRKADSPRKTTTLRGQKEIVHKRSKLPRVLT, from the coding sequence ATGTCACTTCAAAGATCTCGTCCAATGGACACTCTTCAAAGAATTGTGTCGTCATTCAAGCATTTTGAAAAGAAATTGGATAAACTACAAGATGATGTTAATTTTCAAGGTCATACATTAACTGAACTTCGTGTCATGGTTGCCAATCTTTCCGGCGGCATATTAAACGGCGAAGGTAAGCCAGCGGAAACCACTAAACATTCTGCAAACAAAACAACTGCCGTCCAGCCAGATATTATAATCAGtgataagttattaaaaaccaAGAGAAAGAATGCTCCACCaccatttatttccaaaattcaaacaaaaagtTACCACGGACCGAAGTATGGATCCAAAACTTCTAAAGATGtgccttttataaataaaatgccgtCTAGTCCTAAAACCGGAAAAAGAAATTCGAGGCAAAGAAAAGCCGATTCTCCGCGCAAAACTACTACATTGCGAGGTCAGAAGGAAATTGTACACAAGCGCAGCAAGTTACCACGTGttttgacttaa
- the LOC125057553 gene encoding glutamate receptor-like — protein sequence MNNRTNENGESIKKRLLDLPLLADSDFVLAERKGNIFLLTELHKPSPNGSTYSHPRGIYDGSLQDSRPRRELYWRRKDIMGHPLTMSNVIQESNTTIYHLPREDRMLLQYDPFAKICWSHVRMAFEMLNATPRYIFSYRWGYIKDGQWSGMINDLRIGRADLGTNCVANSKRLEIVVFTDSIAQFKVKFIFRQPPLSYLANVFAMPFSITVWVAIAFSTVLATVSVYFASKWEVKRIGVNSSQLDGSVGDALLLTMSALSQQGCSKEPKGLSGRIMLWVIFAALMALYAAYCANIVVLLQAPSTGIRTLEQLSESGITLGAIDTDYNRFVFRMFNDPVKAAFLKKIEPPKGKPHYYDLYEGVAKIRQGFFAFHSTVDSIYRRAEETFLEMEKCDLKEVDFMNARYPLVPIYKHSPYLELLRVALKRIRESGIQSALHGRMIIPKPKCTNRITAFSSVGLLNMRPVLYFILYGIVVSVFILFLEIIVNKIIKKK from the exons ATGAATAATAGGACAAACGAAAACGGAGAATCGATCAAGAAGCGTCTTCTCGATTTGCCGCTGCTAGCTGATAGTGACTTTGTATTGGCCGAACGAaaaggaaatatatttttgcttaCTGAAC TGCACAAGCCATCACCGAATGGATCTACGTACTCACATCCTCGTGGTATTTATGACGGCAGCCTGCAGGACTCAAGACCTCGAAGAGAGTTGTATTGGAGAAGAAAGGATATAATGGGTCATCCTTTGACAATGTCAAATGTAATACAGGAGAGCAACACTACTATTTATCATTTGCCAAGAGAGGATAGAAT gCTCCTTCAGTATGACCCTTTTGCAAAAATATGTTGGAGCCACGTTCGAATGGCATttgaaatgttaaatgcgacACCTCGGTACATCTTCAGCTACAGATGGGGTTATATCAAAGACGGGCAATGGTCAGGAATGATCAATGATCTTCGGATTGGCAGAGCTGATTTAG GTACCAATTGCGTCGCTAACTCAAAACGCTTGGAAATCGTAGTTTTCACAGATTCAATTGCGCAGTTCAAAGTGAAATTTATATTCCGTCAGCCGCCACTCTCATATCTAGCTAATGTCTTCGCCATGCCGTTTTCGATAACGGTATGGGTGGCTATAGCATTTTCCACGGTACTGGCTACTGTTTCTGTATACTTCGCTAGTAAATGGGAGGTGAAGAGGATCGGCGTG AATTCAAGTCAACTTGATGGCAGTGTGGGTGACGCCTTACTTTTAACGATGAGCGCTTTAAGCCAACAAGGATGTTCAAAGGAACCAAAGGGCTTATCAG GTCGCATAATGCTGTGGGTAATTTTCGCCGCCCTCATGGCGTTATACGCTGCGTATTGCGCAAACATCGTGGTACTACTACAGGCACCTTCCACTGGCATTAGAACTTTGGAACAGCTATCAGAGTCCGGCATAACTCTTGGTGCTATCGACACAGACTACAACCGATTTGTCTTTAGA ATGTTCAACGATCCTGTAAAAGCAgcctttttaaaaaagataGAGCCCCCAAAAGGCAAACCGCATTACTATGACCTATATGAAGGCGTTGCGAAGATAAGACAA ggTTTCTTCGCCTTTCACTCCACAGTAGATTCAATCTACAGACGCGCTGAGGAAACATTTCTTGAGATGGAGAAATGTGACCTTAAGGAAGTTGACTTTATGAATGCACGATATCCTTTGGTCCCAATATACAAACATTCACCATATTTGGAACTGCTTAGAGTAGC tttgAAACGCATCCGTGAATCTGGGATTCAGTCTGCACTCCATGGCCGCATGATTATTCCAAAGCCGAAGTGTACCAATAGAATAACAGCGTTTTCGAGTGTTGGCCTCCTAAATATGCGACcagtattgtattttattttgtatggtaTCGTAGTGTCAGTTTTTATACTCTTCCTTGAAATAattgtgaataaaattattaaaaaaaaataa
- the LOC125057185 gene encoding threonine--tRNA ligase 1, cytoplasmic isoform X2: MGDAVVAGVENINLKEKSKAKAMKEKKKKEETPGGVSEMNPWPEYIQKRLDLWDKFKAEYEQDLASKPDMSVVVTLPDGKTVEAKAWKTTPYDVAKGISEFWNKYQGLADSTIIARVNGVLWDLDRPLEGDCKLELLRWDNTDAQAVFWHSSAHMLGEAMERIYGGCLCYGPPIEEGFYYDMFYPEKGISSTDYPCVEGLVKKIAKEKQPFERLELTKDQLLEMFDYNPFKVRILKEKVNTPKTTVYRCGPLIDLCRGPHVRHTGKVKAFKVTKNSATYWEGKSEAESLQRMYGVSFPEPKQLKEWEVIQEEAAKRDHRKIGREQELYFFHELSPGSCFFQPRGAHIYNILVNFIREQYRVRGFQEVVTPNMYNAKLWQTSGHWAHYAENMFSFDVEKETFALKPMNCPGHCLIFDNRVRSWRELPLRLADFGVLHRNELSGALTGLTRVRRFQQDDAHIFCTSQHIEQEMMGCLNFLEHVYTNFGFTFQLKLSTRPEKYLGDLEAWNQAEKALEDSLNKFGKPWQLNPGDGAFYGPKIDITIQDALRRSHQCATIQLDFQLPERFNLTYVSETGEKKRPVIIHRAILGSVERMIAILSESYAGKWPFWLSPRQVCVVPIGPVYDDYAIQVKDKLFAAGFMSEADIDHGDTLNKKVRNAQLAQFNYILVVGEREKSSGTVNVRTRDNKVHGEMSVEDLIQHFNKLVEDKTLSEDTQPLK, translated from the exons ATGGGTGATGCGGTAGTTGCTGgtgtagaaaatataaatctaaagGAAAAG TCTAAAGCAAAAGCCatgaaagaaaagaaaaagaaagaagaaacGCCAGGCGGAGTTTCTGAAATGAATCCATGGCCAGAGTACATACAGAAGAGGTTAGATCTGTGGGACAAATTTAAAGCTGAATATGAACAGGATCTTGCTTCAAAGCCGGATATGAGTGTTGTGGTTACTCTACCTGATGGTAAAACTGTGGAAGCAAAGGCTTGGAAGACAACACCTTATGATGTAGCTAAAGGGATCAG CGAGTTTTGGAATAAATA CCAAGGACTAGCAGATTCTACAATAATAGCCAGAGTGAATGGTGTATTATGGGACTTAGATAGACCTCTAGAAGGTGACTGCAAATTGGAGCTCCTTAGATGGGACAACACTGATGCTCAGGCTGTCTTTTGGCATTCATCAGCACATATGCTTGGTGAAGCCATGGAAAGG ATATATGGAGGTTGCCTATGCTATGGGCCACCAATTGAAGAaggattttattatgatatgtTCTATCCAGAGAAAGGG ATATCCTCTACTGACTACCCATGTGTAGAAGGCCTCGTAAAAAAGATAGCAAAAGAAAAGCAGCCTTTTGAGCGATTAGAACTAACAAAGGATCAATTACTAGAGATGTTTGACTACAATCCTTTCaaagttagaattttaaaagaaaaagtgaATACACCAAAAACTACTGTGTACAGATGTGGCCCACTTATTGATTTGTGCAGAGGACCTCATGTTCGACACACTGGAAAAGTTAAAGCCTTTAAAGTTACTAAG AACTCAGCAACCTACTGGGAGGGTAAATCAGAGGCAGAATCACTTCAGCGAATGTATGGAGTTTCCTTCCCAGAGCCAAAACAGCTTAAGGAATGGGAAGTTATACAGGAGGAAGCTGCTAAGAGGGATCACCGTAAAATTGGCAGG GAACAAGAATTGTACTTCTTCCATGAGCTGTCTCCAGGCTCCTGTTTCTTCCAGCCCCGTGGAGCTCACATTTATAACATATTGGTTAACTTTATAAGAGAACAATATag gGTTCGCGGTTTCCAAGAAGTGGTAACCCCGAATATGTACAATGCCAAATTGTGGCAGACTTCCGGTCATTGGGCCCATTACGCCGAGAACATGTTTTCATTTGATGTTGAAAAGGAAACATTTGCGTTGAAACCCATGAACTGTCCAGGACATTG tcTTATTTTCGACAACCGAGTCCGTTCCTGGCGTGAACTTCCATTGCGGCTCGCAGACTTCGGCGTGCTTCACAGGAATGAGCTCAGTGGCGCCCTCACGGGGCTAACTCGAGTCAGACGTTTCCAACAAGACGATGCTCATATATTCTGTACTTCACAGCATATCGAACAGGAGATG ATGGGATGTCTAAACTTCTTGGAGCATGTTTACACTAACTTTGGTTTTACATTCCAATTGAAGCTATCAACTAGACCTGAGAAGTATTTGGGAGATCTTGAGGCCTGGAATCAAGCTGAAAAG GCTCTAGAAGATTCTTTGAACAAATTTGGCAAGCCATGGCAATTAAACCCAGGAGATGGCGCGTTTTATGGTCCCAAAATTGATATAACAATACAAGATGCACTAAGACGGTCACACCAATGTGCTACCATACAACTTGACTTCCAACTACCGGAGAGATTCAACTTGACATATGTCAG tgaAACTGGTGAAAAGAAGCGACCGGTGATAATCCATCGAGCCATTCTCGGCTCTGTGGAGAGAATGATAGCGATCCTGAGCGAGTCGTACGCGGGCAAGTGGCCCTTCTGGCTCAGTCCTAGACAAGTGTGTGTCGTGCCGATCGGTCCTGTGTACGATGATTATGCGATACAG gTGAAAGACAAATTATTTGCAGCTGGATTTATGTCTGAAGCAGATATTGATCACGGTGATACACTCAACAAGAAAGTGAGGAATGCACAGTTGGCCCAGTTTAACTATATATTGG tggtGGGTGAACGCGAAAAGTCGTCTGGTACGGTTAACGTGCGCACACGTGACAATAAAGTGCACGGAGAAATGTCTGTGGAAGACCTTATCCAACACTTCAACAAACTTGTGGAGGACAAAACGCTGTCTGAAGATACTCagccattaaaataa
- the LOC125057496 gene encoding glutamate receptor-like — protein MAEIKMLSKFMFDVNINVGYSLQPNRSEYFAHNILILADLSCQKTNLFLIRASVQGYFKSPYRWLLLNTEGNNFDVLDQLDMPLNSDVVIANIGFDSTVFIEAYKIRDNSEVILSTRGEWRTARTELNFNKSLIIYENDKDENRIRKDLAFEIINNDRDVKILSRRRSNLRQYPLTMANVITDSNNTKQHLDDRLYLHQDSITKMSYMVVKICFEMLNATERLIFTPTWGYKDKNGNWQGIVDHLLKKEADLGTLTIFTQERMKVVDYIAMVGSTAVRFVFREPPLSLLQNIFTLPFTGAVWMAIVVCVLSCALFLYIASKWEATVAMHPMQLNGSWADVLILIIGAVLQQGCTLEPRYAAGRCVTLLLFVALTILYSAYCANIVVLLRAPSSSVRSLPDLLSSPLKLGASDFEYNRYFFKKLNDPIRKAIYDKKIAPKGRKPNFYSMKDGVERIRKGLFAFHMELNPGYRLIQETYKEDEKCDLVEIDYINEIDPWVPGQKRSPYKDLFKINFIKIRETGVQAAIHHRLHVGKPHCSGTISAFSSVGFSDMYPAIITTLYGMLLAPAVLVLEIMYKRLMDARNRRVIKQK, from the exons CCGAAATCAAGATGCTTAGTAAATTTATGTTCGATGTTAACATCAACGTTGGCTATTCGTTACAACCAAATAGAAGCGAATATTTTGCGCACAACATTCTAATATTAGCCGATCTATCGTGTCagaaaacaaatttgtttttaataagg gccaGCGTACAAGGATACTTCAAATCACCATACAGATGGCTTCTTTTAAACACAGAAGGAAACAACTTTGATGTATTGGATCAGCTAGATATGCCACTCAACAGTGATGTAGTAATTGCTAATATTGGCTTCGATTCAACAGTTTTCATTGAAG CTTACAAAATACGAGATAATTCGGAAGTAATTCTTTCGACTAGAGGCGAATGGCGGACTGCCAGAacagaattaaattttaataaatctttaattatttacgaaaATGACAAAGATGAAAATAGAATTCGAAAAGATTTGGCgtttgaaattataaacaatgatAGAgacgttaaaatattatcaagaAGACGGAGTAATTTACGACAATACCCTCTCACAATGGCGAATGTTATCACCGATAGTAACAATACAAAACAGCATTTGGATGACAGGCT ATACTTACACCAAGATTCTATAACAAAAATGAGTTACATGGTTGTCAAGATTTGCTTTGAGATGCTGAATGCAACCGAACGCCTGATTTTCACACCCACCTGGGGATACAAGGATAAGAATGGAAACTGGCAAGGAATAGTGGATCACCTCCTTAAAAAGGAAGCAGATCTCG GTACATTAACAATATTCACCCAAGAGCGTATGAAAGTGGTTGACTACATCGCTATGGTGGGTTCAACGGCAGTTCGCTTTGTGTTTCGTGAACCTCCTCTATCATTACTTCAGAATATCTTCACTCTTCCTTTTACGGGTGCTGTGTGGATGGCAATTGTAGTATGTGTGCTGAGCTGTGCACTCTTCTTATATATAGCCTCGAAATGGGAGGCTACTGTGGCTATG CACCCAATGCAGTTAAATGGATCCTGGGCTGATGTTCTTATATTAATCATTGGCGCTGTACTGCAGCAAGGATGTACCCTTGAACCGAGATACGCTGCAG GACGTTGTGTCACATTACTTTTGTTCGTCGCATTAACAATTCTCTACTCAGCATACTGTGCCAATATAGTTGTGCTGCTACGAGCTCCAAGTTCATCTGTGAGGAGTCTACCTGATCTTCTAAGCTCACCGTTGAAGCTGGGAGCAAGTGACTTTGAATACAATCGTTATTTCTTTAAG AAACTGAACGATCCTATCAGAAAAGCAATCTACGACAAGAAAATCGCACCCAAGGGAAGGAAACCAAACTTTTACAGCATGAAAGATGGTGTAGAAAGAATACGGAAG GGTCTTTTTGCATTCCACATGGAGCTGAATCCTGGATATAGATTAATTCAAGAAACATATAAAGAAGACGAGAAATGTGATCTTGTTGAAATCgattatattaatgaaatcGATCCATGGGTTCCCGGCCAGAAGCGATCGCCATACAAGGACTTGTTTAAAATCAA CTTCATCAAAATCCGAGAGACTGGTGTACAAGCCGCCATACACCATCGCCTGCATGTTGGAAAGCCACATTGTTCGGGAACCATTTCCGCATTTAGCAGCGTCGGCTTCAGTGACATGTATCCAGCTATTATCACCACACTATACGGAATGTTGCTGGCACCAGCTGTGCTCGTGCTGGAAATAATGTATAAGAGACT AATGGACGCTAGAAATCGAAGGgtaataaagcaaaaatag